One Pyrenophora tritici-repentis strain M4 chromosome 5, whole genome shotgun sequence DNA window includes the following coding sequences:
- a CDS encoding CyaY, Protein implicated in iron transport, frataxin protein — MRPATRFAGVAVRRAMRSPFRTQSPANCVIASRGPAVRHAMPARSLHASTGMRSIMPDAENPKPKESEAHDEPGKPTELSIEEFHERADHYLGELLQRLEEAQEKDPGIEVDYSAGVLEVTSQQNTFVLNKQPPNKQIWLSSPISGPKRFDWVVAQEGMDFKEGGGVGDWVYMRDGSSLTEIIRKELGVDVSVDDEVPR, encoded by the exons ATGAGGCCAGCTACCCGTTTCGCCGGCGTTGCCGTCCGTCGCGCTATGCGCAGTCCCTTTCGCACTCAATCGCCTGCCAATTGCGTCATTGCTAGCAGAGGTCCAGCTGTCCGCCATGCCATGCCCGCTCGAAGCCTACACGCATCAACAGGCATGCGAAGTATCATGCCTGATGCAGAAAACCCAAAGCCAAAGGAGAGTGAAGCCCATGATGAACCTGGCAAGCCTACAGAACTCTCAATAGAAGAGTTCCACGAGCGTGCAGACCACTACCTGGGCGAGCTATTGCAGAGGTTAGAAGAGGCGCAGGAAAAGGACCCGGGAATTGAAGTCGACTACAGT GCCGGCGTCCTCGAAGTCACATCGCAACAGAACACCTTCGTCCTCAACAAGCAGCCCCCGAACAAGCAAATCTGGCTCAGCTCCCCGATATCCGGACCTAAGCGGTTCGATTGGGTCGTCGCACAGGAGGGTATGGACTTCAAGGAAGGTGGTGGCGTTGGAGACTGGGTATACATGAGAGATGGAAGCTCCCTGACGGAAATCATCAGGAAAGAGCTGGGCGTTGACGTCAGTGTCGACGACGAGGTTCCGCGCTGA
- a CDS encoding zf-CSL domain containing protein, protein MADEEVNLYDEIEIEDCFYDEALQIYHHPCPCGDRFEISIFDMRDGEDIARCPSCSLMIRIIFDPSDLPPEKDDAPQTVAITA, encoded by the exons ATGGCCGACGAAGAAGTGAACCTGTACGACGAAATCGAAATCGAAGACTGTTTCTATGACGAGGCGCTCCAAATCTACCACCACCCATGTCCCTGCGGTGACCGTTTCGAGATATCCATTTTCGACATGCGCGACGGCGAGGATATTGCGCGCTGCCCTAGCTGCAGTCTGATGATTCGCATCATATTCGACCCG TCGGACCTCCCGCCTGAAAAGGACGATGCGCCGCAAACGGTTGCTATTACTGCCTAG
- a CDS encoding SEC6, Exocyst complex subunit SEC6, with the protein MADVESATVKLAELLRHPEDLDKIPALKAEFTRKKAAVDGQLRHGLKEQLELTQSGMSSITEGQRTVNLIKEEMMKIDKLCAEAQNMIQDFPHINLVAQTHKNFESVEKMRNDIETFEQRLEQLEMLLGEDAQDPANQPNLLQVHYGLTQLRDIRDEAMGQIKNSDSSTELIDNLTLESGVTVQDLFARLDDVVEWFDRHIGEACINLIELVQSGNDGMVVRLAVIVEEEEKTDKKIKALQDAQREFGDLASRFKSITQGPKELRGYKEKFITSIEYVCKALMDDVREKFTEDPEKVEKYFKWYFNNLNTVKLGMVNLMPKKWKIFETYTNIYHKQMHDFLMSFADDEGLGPQYLLAVINWVDKYYIKMQKLGFSEEQLQPHVIDNRSAELIRTYRSVIIQAVDQYMERINNQDRKSFLDQDRGAYEINPDGIFQTRSLGDVWTLFSQNIGVAASSQRPDVADGVVDAMFRALISRQRIWTQLIDEEKAKYAGLNPTMDGDSVAVFQEWLVAIANDQIICIDDDVDGSGRASFLSVFEREVTPIVSQDYMIDKLAKNIDEVKNGYIDISSHCIQTFCELIFLTDFKPILSKFFTPEWYSRTDMASIIITFRDYLSDYEDQVHRSLRDLLIDSLADELLVQYLGAVRNKGAKFKRTDQFAAKMKDDLLTAFEFFRGYGDQGADIIQRWRAVQEFLKLLECDKSQVQFAYVEFKTAYRDVTITWVEAVLRTRDDFDRAMLNAVKAKAAEPIAEDSPPDPIMGKVK; encoded by the coding sequence ATGGCCGATGTCGAGTCCGCGACGGTGAAGCTGGCCGAACTCCTGCGACACCCAGAGGACCTTGACAAGATCCCCGCCCTAAAGGCCGAATTCACACGGAAGAAGGCGGCTGTAGATGGCCAACTGCGCCATGGACTCAAGGAGCAGCTCGAGCTGACCCAGTCGGGCATGAGCAGCATCACCGAGGGGCAACGGACTGTCAATCTGATAAAGGAAGAGATGATGAAGATAGACAAGCTATGCGCCGAGGCCCAGAATATGATTCAGGACTTCCCGCACATCAATCTGGTAGCCCAGACACACAAGAACTTTGAGTCGGTCGAGAAGATGCGCAATGACATTGAGACGTTTGAGCAGCGGCTGGAGCAGTTGGAGATGCTGCTGGGCGAGGATGCCCAAGATCCTGCCAACCAGCCCAACCTACTGCAGGTCCACTACGGCCTCACCCAGCTACGTGACATCCGCGACGAGGCCATGGGCCAGATCAAGAACAGCGACAGCTCCACCGAGCTTATCGACAACCTCACCCTAGAAAGCGGAGTTACCGTCCAGGACCTCTTCGCCCGCTTGGACGATGTTGTCGAATGGTTCGACAGACATATCGGGGAGGCATGCATCAACTTGATCGAATTGGTGCAGTCGGGCAACGATGGCATGGTCGTTCGCCTGGCCGTTATCGtcgaggaggaggagaagacGGACAAGAAGATCAAGGCCCTACAGGATGCCCAGAGAGAGTTTGGAGACCTGGCCTCACGCTTCAAGTCCATCACCCAAGGGCCCAAGGAACTTCGCGGATACAAGGAAAAGTTCATTACATCCATCGAGTACGTGTGCAAGGCACTCATGGACGACGTGCGAGAAAAGTTCACCGAGGACCCTGAGAAAGTTGAAAAGTACTTCAAATGGTACTTCAACAACCTCAACACAGTGAAGCTGGGCATGGTCAACCTTATGCCCAAGAAGTGGAAAATATTCGAGACGTATACCAACATCTACCATAAACAAATGCATGACTTCCTCATGAGTTTCGCTGATGACGAGGGCTTGGGCCCTCAATATCTTCTGGCAGTCATCAACTGGGTAGATAAGTACTACATCAAAATGCAGAAGCTCGGCTTTTCAGAAGAGCAGCTACAGCCACACGTCATCGACAACCGTAGTGCTGAGTTGATCCGTACATACCGCTCCGTCATCATACAAGCCGTGGACCAATACATGGAGCGCATCAACAATCAGGACAGGAAAAGTTTCCTTGATCAAGACAGAGGCGCATACGAAATCAACCCGGACGGCATCTTTCAGACCAGATCGCTGGGCGACGTCTGGACTCTGTTCAGCCAGAACATCGGCGTTGCAGCCAGCAGCCAGCGTCCAGATGTGGCCGACGGCGTGGTAGACGCCATGTTCCGCGCTCTCATATCCCGACAACGCATCTGGACACAGCTCATTGACGAGGAAAAGGCGAAATACGCCGGCCTGAATCCCACCATGGATGGCGACAGCGTAGCCGTCTTCCAGGAGTGGCTAGTCGCAATTGCAAACGACCAAATCATCTGCATAGACGATGACGTTGACGGCAGCGGTCGAGCCTCCTTCCTCAGCGTCTTCGAACGCGAAGTCACGCCCATTGTGTCGCAGGACTATATGATTGACAAGCTAGCCAAGAACATTGACGAGGTGAAGAACGGCTACATTGATATCTCATCGCATTGCATCCAAACCTTCTGCGAGCTCATTTTCCTAACCGACTTCAAGCCCATTTTGTCAAAGTTCTTTACACCGGAATGGTACAGTAGAACCGACATGGCctccatcatcatcacctTTAGAGACTATCTGTCCGACTACGAAGACCAGGTCCACCGCTCGCTGCGCGACTTGCTGATAGACTCTCTGGCCGATGAGCTACTCGTCCAGTACCTCGGCGCCGTGCGCAACAAAGGCGCAAAGTTCAAGCGGACGGACCAGTTTGCAGCAAAGATGAAGGATGATCTCCTCACTGCTTTTGAGTTTTTTAGAGGCTACGGTGATCAGGGTGCAGACATCATCCAGCGATGGCGCGCTGTCCAAGAGTTCCTCAAACTTCTTGAATGCGACAAGTCGCAGGTGCAGTTCGCATACGTGGAATTCAAGACCGCGTACCGCGATGTTACCATCACATGGGTGGAGGCCGTACTGCGAACGAGAGATGACTTCGACAGGGCCATGTTGAACGCAGTTAAAGCCAAGGCGGCGGAACCCATTGCCGAAGATTCGCCTCCCGATCCTATCATGGGCAAGGTGAAATAA